A genomic region of bacterium contains the following coding sequences:
- a CDS encoding RluA family pseudouridine synthase, which translates to MTHRVKHEFLLHAGREGDRLDKLITHAAQLLPESERPKELSSRSQVARLIETGCVTLRGKIQDKPGLLIEGQERVQISVEVKSLDALAPDPNIPLEVIYADEDLAVINKQAGLVVHTGAGVKSSTLVNALISHFGESIKRVGSDLRPGIVHRLDKDTSGLMVVALNQTSYQNLIKQFSSRSISRTYYALVETLPRTGPEIDAPIGRDQKNRVKMAVARQGGKSAVSLWKVEEELKHGYLLEVKILSGRTHQIRVHLKHVGAPIVGDQTYGSLSGMRAPKPIKDAVKAFGRQALHAAALELIHPRSGEKCAWKIHLPADMEFLVNLFREGIS; encoded by the coding sequence AAATTGATTACGCATGCTGCGCAATTACTGCCAGAGTCTGAAAGACCTAAGGAGCTTTCCTCGCGTTCACAAGTGGCCCGCTTGATTGAGACAGGTTGTGTCACTTTGCGGGGAAAAATCCAGGATAAGCCAGGCTTACTGATTGAAGGTCAGGAACGTGTGCAAATTAGCGTTGAAGTTAAAAGCCTTGATGCTTTGGCTCCCGATCCCAATATCCCGCTAGAAGTCATCTATGCTGACGAGGATCTGGCTGTGATTAATAAGCAAGCTGGATTAGTAGTGCATACTGGCGCTGGTGTTAAGTCGAGTACACTTGTGAACGCATTAATTTCTCATTTCGGTGAGAGCATTAAGCGTGTTGGCAGCGATCTGCGGCCGGGTATTGTTCACAGACTCGATAAAGATACTTCAGGTTTGATGGTCGTTGCCCTCAATCAAACTAGTTATCAAAATTTAATCAAGCAGTTTTCCAGTCGATCAATTTCTCGAACGTACTATGCCTTGGTGGAGACTTTACCAAGAACAGGACCTGAAATCGATGCGCCAATTGGACGCGATCAAAAGAATCGCGTGAAAATGGCGGTTGCAAGACAAGGCGGAAAGTCGGCAGTGTCACTCTGGAAGGTTGAGGAGGAACTTAAGCACGGCTATCTCTTGGAGGTTAAAATTCTATCAGGGAGAACACATCAAATTCGTGTACACTTAAAGCATGTCGGAGCTCCGATAGTTGGGGACCAGACTTATGGAAGTCTCTCGGGGATGAGAGCACCTAAGCCGATTAAGGATGCTGTTAAGGCCTTTGGTCGGCAGGCTTTACATGCGGCTGCACTGGAATTGATTCATCCGCGCAGTGGTGAAAAGTGCGCTTGGAAGATACATTTGCCCGCAGACATGGAATTTTTGGTTAATCTTTTTCGCGAAGGCATAAGCTAG
- a CDS encoding HAD family hydrolase: MLLCFDFDGVIVDSLRDNLDLINESQRRLKQGRAVRREDLATLSSMTFQAVGQLIGIEREKIEEFTRVIYDLQKETDHQAGCFYGVREVLQELSQKNTLVIVSASESESIWEFLRREKLNNFITEALGGESYTSKAERIRQALQIFQIAANETYMIGDSRSDIREGKTAGVRTIGAAWGYQAAEVLRLEAPDYIAASPRDLLEFLHESTKVF; this comes from the coding sequence GTGTTACTCTGTTTTGATTTTGATGGCGTGATTGTAGATTCGCTGCGAGATAATCTGGACTTAATCAATGAGTCGCAGCGCCGTCTCAAGCAAGGCCGCGCAGTCAGGCGTGAAGATCTTGCGACTTTATCCAGCATGACATTTCAAGCCGTAGGGCAGTTGATTGGAATTGAGCGAGAAAAAATCGAAGAATTTACGCGAGTCATTTATGACCTACAAAAAGAGACCGATCATCAAGCAGGGTGTTTTTATGGCGTGCGCGAAGTCCTGCAGGAGCTTTCTCAAAAAAACACTTTGGTTATCGTTTCAGCAAGTGAGAGTGAGTCGATCTGGGAATTTTTAAGACGTGAAAAGTTAAATAATTTTATTACTGAAGCTTTAGGTGGAGAGTCTTACACTTCAAAAGCTGAACGCATTAGACAGGCATTGCAAATTTTTCAAATTGCTGCCAACGAAACGTATATGATTGGTGATTCACGTAGCGATATTCGAGAAGGTAAAACTGCCGGGGTAAGAACTATTGGTGCAGCATGGGGATATCAAGCCGCTGAAGTGCTAAGACTTGAAGCACCAGACTACATTGCCGCAAGCCCGCGAGATTTATTGGAATTTCTACATGAATCAACTAAGGTATTCTAA
- a CDS encoding polyphenol oxidase family protein, which yields MNQLRYSKIFSAGGWIVEPWLAEGIHHGFLDKSYDLSRPRWEWEVLDYPQEFKNLQLLKQIHSSLVFCCESNPVPENSAGNSEPGAMPEGDGWYGLHPSPTKQILMGIKTADCIPVLLIDQSRKYRAALHCGWRSAAQQILTKTLKIFKQQNILPATIEIALGPGAQACCYEVGEEVFQEFSLSAHALGFDLHSQKIRVDTVNQSYLSVSNFLIAEAQAFGIKATNIYNTNVCTICDQRLFSFRREADASGRQLSFITNF from the coding sequence ATGAATCAACTAAGGTATTCTAAGATATTTTCTGCGGGCGGGTGGATAGTAGAGCCGTGGTTAGCTGAAGGCATTCACCATGGTTTTTTGGATAAAAGCTATGATTTAAGTCGACCTAGATGGGAGTGGGAGGTGTTAGACTACCCACAGGAATTTAAGAATCTTCAGCTACTTAAGCAAATTCACTCAAGCCTAGTGTTTTGCTGCGAAAGTAACCCCGTACCTGAAAATTCGGCTGGAAATTCTGAGCCAGGGGCAATGCCGGAAGGGGACGGCTGGTACGGCCTTCACCCTAGCCCAACTAAGCAAATTCTCATGGGTATTAAAACCGCTGACTGCATCCCAGTGCTACTCATTGATCAATCTCGCAAATACAGAGCCGCACTCCACTGCGGATGGCGGTCTGCAGCACAACAAATTCTCACAAAAACTCTTAAGATCTTTAAACAACAGAATATTCTTCCAGCTACAATTGAAATCGCTCTCGGACCCGGCGCTCAAGCTTGCTGCTATGAAGTCGGAGAAGAAGTTTTTCAGGAATTTTCTCTATCGGCACATGCACTTGGCTTTGATCTGCACAGTCAAAAAATTCGTGTCGACACAGTAAATCAAAGCTATCTGAGCGTTTCGAATTTCTTAATCGCAGAAGCGCAAGCATTTGGAATTAAAGCAACAAATATTTACAACACAAATGTCTGCACAATTTGCGACCAAAGACTTTTTTCATTCCGGCGTGAAGCAGATGCATCAGGTCGACAACTTTCCTTCATAACAAATTTTTGA